The window GGGTCTGGTGCTCCAGGATATCGTCGAGTGGCGTCCCAAGGAAGCTGGCAAGCATCTTCAGCCGGTCGACAGGAAATGGTTGGTAGCCCAGCAGGATCTGGCGGATGGACCAGCCGGGGTGTACGCGAGAACGGTAGCCCAGCTCTCGACCCAGCTTGTTTATGCTGCCCGCTCTTTCGATGCCCTCCTTGATGAGCATCACGCGGTAGCTCGAATTGAGCCAAATCTTGTTTGGATCATGTTCCGGCCTGCCGAAGGTGAACCGGTCCAAGGCATTCTCTGACACGACCCTCCCGATTATCGAGGGGGGCTAATGAATTTTTCGACGTTTGTCGCAATTATGTCGATACCCCTATTCGTCAATCAGCAAAGCAATCACGGTTCGACTTGATTCTCCTCGGCGGGACTATGCTCCGAGGTCCTCTGGGTTTCTGATTCGTTCGCAATGTCATTCCCGTCCCTCCTGATCCATGAGAACATAGGGGCTGGATAGTTGAAGCCAGATGAAGAAACGCCTCTGGAACGCAGACAGCACTGCACGACCTTGGAATCTTCTGGTCCCTCGTTCCTACTAGAAGTGGACCGACAAACCCTTATATGAATTTCAATTTAGCCACTTTGAAAAGATGAAGACCCACAGGAAGGTCCTCAGCCTCCAAACGGAGAGGGAGGGCAGCATCGTTGACCTCACTTCAGAGGTCCGACAGGCGGTGGCTAGTTCCAACATGGACAGCGGCCTGGCCTGCGTGTTCGTGCCCCACTCCACCGCGGCCATATTCACCATCGAGTACGAGCCAGGGGTCCAAAAGGACATGAGGGAGGCGTTGCAGAGGCTCTTCCCCAAAGGGATCGACTACGAACACCACAAGGCCTGGAACGACGGCAATGGGCATTCGCACGTCCGAGCTTCGTTCCTGGGCTCATCGCTCACCCTGCCCTTCTACGAGGGCGAGGTGCAGCTGGGAACGTGGCAACAGGTGGTGCTCATGGAACTGGACAACGGCGGTAGGAACCGCACGGTCATCATCCAGATCATTGGCGAAACAGGCAGAGAGGCAACAGCATGAAGATCAAATTCCTTGGCGGGGCGGACGTGGTGGGCAGAATGGGCATGCTCATGTACAACAAAGGAGCGACCTTGCTTTTCGAGTACGGAATGTCCGCCACCAAGCCACCTAGCTTTCCCGAGCCGGCACCCCCGGTGGACCACGCGCTACTGACGCACTGCCACCTGGACCACTGCGGAATGATCCCTTGGCTTTGCGCCCGGTACGACACGAAGATCGCTGCCACGCCCTCCACCATCGCCGTCTCGCAGCTCATCATGCAGGACTCGATCAAGGTCGCGGACTCAGAAGGATATCGCAGGCAATATCAGCCGGAGGATATTCGGCGGGCCATGTCGTCCTTCGTTCCCTTGGCCTTCGGCGATGTGTTCGACGTCGGTGGGTTCGAGGTGGAACTGCACTCCGCCGGTCACGTTCCCGGAGCGGCCATGTTCGAGCTGCGCGGCGACCAGACGACGCTCTTCACCGGCGACATGCACACTTACAACACCCGTCTGGTGTACGGGGCACATCCGGTCAAGTGCGACAATCTCATCATGGAGGCGACCTATGGGGGTAGGCTGCACCCGGACCGGCTGAAGACGGAATACCAGTTCATCCAGAAGGTGAAGGAGGTCGTGGGCCGGGGAGGCAAGGTCATCGTGCCCTGCTTCGCCGTGGGCCGCACCCAGGAGGTCATGCTTATCCTCAAGGATATGAAATTGGACATGTGGGTGGACGGCATGGGCAGGACCGTGAACCGCCTGTACCTCGATTATCCCGAATACCTGCGCAACGAGAAGCAGTTCAAGCAGGCGCGCAACCGTTTCAATGAGGTTCGCACTCCATCAGGAAGGGACCGAGCGCGCAAAGGCAATATCATTGTCACCACCGGTGGCATGATGGACGGCGGACCGGTCATGGAGTACCTGAAGGTGGTCAAGGACGATCCCAAGAGCGCCATCCTGCTCACTGGCTTTCAGGTCGACGGTTCGAATGGCCGCATGCTTTTGGACAAAGGCAAGATCCTCTACAAGCGGCCAGGGGTGGCCGAGCTACTGGTGCCCGAAGTGGCCCAGGAGATGAAGATCAAGTGCGAGGTGCAGCAGTTCGACCTGTCGGCGCACGCGGATCACAACGAGCTCCTGGCTTTCGTCCGCGGTTGCGACCCGGAGAAGGTGGTGCTCATGCACTCCGATACCCGGGAAGCGCTAGCGAAGGACCTGGAGGACGAGTACCAGGTCATCCTGCCGAAGACCAACCAGGAGATCGAGCTCTGAGTTGGTAGGAGCGATCGCCCTCTCCTTGTCTGGAGGCCAGCAGCCGCGACGGTCGAATAGGTTTATATGTGGCCTAGGCGTTTTCTATGCGATGAGCCGGATAAATGAGTACCTCGAGGAGGACGTCGGCTTCGGGGACATCACGAGCGACATACTCATTTCAGATGAGACGGGGAACGCCCGCATCCAGGCCAACGAGGAATGCATCCTGGCCGGGCTGGAAGAGGCCGTGGCCGTCTTCACCGAGCTGGGCGTGAAGACCTACCCCATGACCCGCGATGGCGAGCGCGTGGCCAAGGGCGAGGACGTCCTGGTGATCGAGGGGCCGTTGAAGAAGATCCTGCTGGGCGAACGCCTGGCGCTCAATTTCCTCATGCGCATGAGCGGCATCGCCACCGCCACGCACAACATCCTGCGGGAATGCAGGAAAAACAATCCCAACGTCAAGGTGGCTGCGACGAGGAAAACGACCCCTGGCTTCCGTGT is drawn from Methanomassiliicoccales archaeon and contains these coding sequences:
- a CDS encoding MBL fold metallo-hydrolase, which encodes MKIKFLGGADVVGRMGMLMYNKGATLLFEYGMSATKPPSFPEPAPPVDHALLTHCHLDHCGMIPWLCARYDTKIAATPSTIAVSQLIMQDSIKVADSEGYRRQYQPEDIRRAMSSFVPLAFGDVFDVGGFEVELHSAGHVPGAAMFELRGDQTTLFTGDMHTYNTRLVYGAHPVKCDNLIMEATYGGRLHPDRLKTEYQFIQKVKEVVGRGGKVIVPCFAVGRTQEVMLILKDMKLDMWVDGMGRTVNRLYLDYPEYLRNEKQFKQARNRFNEVRTPSGRDRARKGNIIVTTGGMMDGGPVMEYLKVVKDDPKSAILLTGFQVDGSNGRMLLDKGKILYKRPGVAELLVPEVAQEMKIKCEVQQFDLSAHADHNELLAFVRGCDPEKVVLMHSDTREALAKDLEDEYQVILPKTNQEIEL
- a CDS encoding secondary thiamine-phosphate synthase enzyme YjbQ, which codes for MKTHRKVLSLQTEREGSIVDLTSEVRQAVASSNMDSGLACVFVPHSTAAIFTIEYEPGVQKDMREALQRLFPKGIDYEHHKAWNDGNGHSHVRASFLGSSLTLPFYEGEVQLGTWQQVVLMELDNGGRNRTVIIQIIGETGREATA